Proteins from one Elgaria multicarinata webbii isolate HBS135686 ecotype San Diego chromosome 3, rElgMul1.1.pri, whole genome shotgun sequence genomic window:
- the VPS52 gene encoding vacuolar protein sorting-associated protein 52 homolog isoform X2, whose product MAAAAGPEEEEDWRRRQRQQLRSGDMEEEEGQSEESLPLHLGELDLTSDEFILDEVDIHIQANLGDALVQEALKTGVDLRQYSKQVELELQQIENASIKDYIKESKNIASLHTQITACDAVLERMEAMLSSFQSDLSSISCEIQTLQEQSVAMNVRLRNRQAVRGRLSQLVDELVVPNVMISTILETPVTDQAFLEQLHELNNKINAVKEQAFRETMACADVTDILDKLKAKAVAKIREFILQKIYSFRKPMTNYQIPQNALLKYRFFYQFLLGHERSVAKEVRDEYLETMSKVYLSYFKSYNSRLMKVQYEEVAEKDDLMGVEDTAKKGFFSKPPLRNRNTIFTLGNRGSVIGGAELEGPIIVPHSAQKSDVRYPFESLFRSQHYALLDNSCREYLFLCDFFLVTSNPALDLFNAVMGKTLAMFLKHMDAYVSDCYDSIAVFLSIHIVLRFKAIMAKRNVPAIDKYWDTLLEMLWPRFEHILELNIQSIQNTDPQKLGFLDTRPHYITRRYAEFSSAIVSINQTFPHDRTLTLLGQLQTEVENFVLRVAAEFSSRKEQLIFLINNYDMMLGVLMERAVEDSKEVEGFQQLLNARTQEFIEELLAPGFGGMIAFVKEAEAVAERGQLDRLRGEEARVTQLVRGFAGTWKAAVEALSQDVMRSFTNFKNGTTIIQGALTQLIQYYHRFHKVMGLAPLKALPVRSELINIHHLMVEVKKHKPNF is encoded by the exons TTCACATCCAGGCCAACTTGGGGGACGCTCTGGTGCAGGAGGCGTTGAAGACG GGCGTGGACCTCCGGCAATATTCCAAGCAGGTGGAGCTGGAACTGCAGCAGATCGAGAACGCGTCCATCAAGGACT ACATCAAGGAGAGCAAGAACATTGCTTCGCTGCACACGCAGATCACGGCCTGCGACGCCGTCCTGGAG CGCATGGAGGCCATGCTGAGCTCCTTCCAGTCCGACCTGAGCAGCATCAGCTGCGAGATCCAGACGCTGCAGGAGCAGTCGGTGGCCATGAACGTCCGCCTGCGCAACCGCCAGGCCGTCCGGGGCCGCCTCTCGCAGCTGGTGGACGAGCTGGTGGTGCCCAACGTCATGATCAG cACCATCCTGGAGACGCCGGTGACGGATCAGGCCTTCCTGGAGCAGCTGCACGAGCTGAACAACAAGATCAACGCCGTGAAGGAGCAGGCCTTCCGCGAGACCATGGCGTGCGCCGACGTGACGGACATCTTGGACAAGCTGAAGGCCAAG GCAGTGGCCAAGATCCGGGAGTTCATCCTGCAGAAGATCTACTCCTTCCGCAAACCCATGACCAACTACCAGATCCCCCAGAATGCACTGCTCAAGTACAG GTTTTTCTACCAGTTCCTGCTAGGACACGAGCGGTCGGTGGCCAAGGAAGTCCGGGACGAATACCTGGAGACCATGAGCAAGGTCTACCTGAGCTACTTCAAGTCCTACAACAGCCGCCTCATGAAGGTGCAG TACGAAGAAGTAGCCGAGAAGGACGACCTCATGGGGGTGGAGGACACCGCCAAAAAGG GCTTCTTCTCCAAGCCGCCCCTGCGGAACCGCAACACCATCTTCACGCTGGGCAACCGAGGGAGCGTGATTGGGGGTGCCGAGCTGGAGGGCCCCATCATCGTGCCCCACTCCGCCCAGAAGAGCGACGTCCGA TACCCCTTTGAGTCCCTGTTCCGCAGCCAGCACTACGCCCTCCTGGACAACAGCTGCCGGGAGTATCTGTTCCTCTGCGACTTCTTCCTGGTGACCAGCAACCCTGCCCTGGACCTCTTCAACGCCGTCATGGGGAAGACCCTGGCCATGTTCCTG AAGCACATGGACGCCTACGTGAGCGACTGCTACGACAGCATCGccgtcttcctctccatccacATCGTGCTGCGCTTCAAAGCCATCATGGCCAAGCGCAACGTCCCGGCCATTGACAA ATATTGGGACACGCTGCTGGAGATGCTCTGGCCACGTTTCGAGCACATCCTGGAGCTGAACATCCAGAGCATCCAGAACACCGACCCCCAGAAGCTGGGCTTCCTGGACACGCGGCCCCACTAC atCACCCGCCGGTACGCGGAGTTCTCCTCCGCCATCGTCAGCATCAACCAGACCTTCCCGCACGACCGGACGCTGACGCTGCTGGGGCAGCTTCAG ACCGAAGTGGAGAACTTCGTACTGCGGGTGGCGGCGGAATTCTCCTCCCGGAAGGAGCAGCTCATCTTCCTGATCAACAACTACGACATGATGTTGGGCGTCCTCATG GAGCGCGCAGTGGAGGACAGCAAAGAAGTGGAAGGGTTCCAGCAGCTGCTGAATGCCCGGACTCAG GAGTTCATTGAGGAGCTGTTGGCCCCCGGCTTCGGGGGCATGATTGCCTTTGTGAAGGAGGCGGAGGCGGTGGCGGAGCGGGGCCAGCTGGACCGCTTGCGTGGGGAGGAAG CCCGGGTGACGCAGCTGGTGCGCGGCTTCGCCGGGACCTGGAAGGCGGCCGTGGAGGCCCTGAGCCAGGACGTCATGCGCTCCTTCACCAACTTCAAGAACGGCACCACCATCATCCAG GGGGCGCTGACGCAGCTGATCCAGTACTACCACCGCTTCCACAAGGTCATGGGGCTGGCCCCGCTCAAGGCCCTGCCCGTCCGCTCGGAGCTCATCAATATCCACCACCTCATGGTCGAGGTGAAGAAACACAAGCCCAATTTCTGA
- the VPS52 gene encoding vacuolar protein sorting-associated protein 52 homolog isoform X1, translating into MAAAAGPEEEEDWRRRQRQQLRSGDMEEEEVGVGPGQSEESLPLHLGELDLTSDEFILDEVDIHIQANLGDALVQEALKTGVDLRQYSKQVELELQQIENASIKDYIKESKNIASLHTQITACDAVLERMEAMLSSFQSDLSSISCEIQTLQEQSVAMNVRLRNRQAVRGRLSQLVDELVVPNVMISTILETPVTDQAFLEQLHELNNKINAVKEQAFRETMACADVTDILDKLKAKAVAKIREFILQKIYSFRKPMTNYQIPQNALLKYRFFYQFLLGHERSVAKEVRDEYLETMSKVYLSYFKSYNSRLMKVQYEEVAEKDDLMGVEDTAKKGFFSKPPLRNRNTIFTLGNRGSVIGGAELEGPIIVPHSAQKSDVRYPFESLFRSQHYALLDNSCREYLFLCDFFLVTSNPALDLFNAVMGKTLAMFLKHMDAYVSDCYDSIAVFLSIHIVLRFKAIMAKRNVPAIDKYWDTLLEMLWPRFEHILELNIQSIQNTDPQKLGFLDTRPHYITRRYAEFSSAIVSINQTFPHDRTLTLLGQLQTEVENFVLRVAAEFSSRKEQLIFLINNYDMMLGVLMERAVEDSKEVEGFQQLLNARTQEFIEELLAPGFGGMIAFVKEAEAVAERGQLDRLRGEEARVTQLVRGFAGTWKAAVEALSQDVMRSFTNFKNGTTIIQGALTQLIQYYHRFHKVMGLAPLKALPVRSELINIHHLMVEVKKHKPNF; encoded by the exons TTCACATCCAGGCCAACTTGGGGGACGCTCTGGTGCAGGAGGCGTTGAAGACG GGCGTGGACCTCCGGCAATATTCCAAGCAGGTGGAGCTGGAACTGCAGCAGATCGAGAACGCGTCCATCAAGGACT ACATCAAGGAGAGCAAGAACATTGCTTCGCTGCACACGCAGATCACGGCCTGCGACGCCGTCCTGGAG CGCATGGAGGCCATGCTGAGCTCCTTCCAGTCCGACCTGAGCAGCATCAGCTGCGAGATCCAGACGCTGCAGGAGCAGTCGGTGGCCATGAACGTCCGCCTGCGCAACCGCCAGGCCGTCCGGGGCCGCCTCTCGCAGCTGGTGGACGAGCTGGTGGTGCCCAACGTCATGATCAG cACCATCCTGGAGACGCCGGTGACGGATCAGGCCTTCCTGGAGCAGCTGCACGAGCTGAACAACAAGATCAACGCCGTGAAGGAGCAGGCCTTCCGCGAGACCATGGCGTGCGCCGACGTGACGGACATCTTGGACAAGCTGAAGGCCAAG GCAGTGGCCAAGATCCGGGAGTTCATCCTGCAGAAGATCTACTCCTTCCGCAAACCCATGACCAACTACCAGATCCCCCAGAATGCACTGCTCAAGTACAG GTTTTTCTACCAGTTCCTGCTAGGACACGAGCGGTCGGTGGCCAAGGAAGTCCGGGACGAATACCTGGAGACCATGAGCAAGGTCTACCTGAGCTACTTCAAGTCCTACAACAGCCGCCTCATGAAGGTGCAG TACGAAGAAGTAGCCGAGAAGGACGACCTCATGGGGGTGGAGGACACCGCCAAAAAGG GCTTCTTCTCCAAGCCGCCCCTGCGGAACCGCAACACCATCTTCACGCTGGGCAACCGAGGGAGCGTGATTGGGGGTGCCGAGCTGGAGGGCCCCATCATCGTGCCCCACTCCGCCCAGAAGAGCGACGTCCGA TACCCCTTTGAGTCCCTGTTCCGCAGCCAGCACTACGCCCTCCTGGACAACAGCTGCCGGGAGTATCTGTTCCTCTGCGACTTCTTCCTGGTGACCAGCAACCCTGCCCTGGACCTCTTCAACGCCGTCATGGGGAAGACCCTGGCCATGTTCCTG AAGCACATGGACGCCTACGTGAGCGACTGCTACGACAGCATCGccgtcttcctctccatccacATCGTGCTGCGCTTCAAAGCCATCATGGCCAAGCGCAACGTCCCGGCCATTGACAA ATATTGGGACACGCTGCTGGAGATGCTCTGGCCACGTTTCGAGCACATCCTGGAGCTGAACATCCAGAGCATCCAGAACACCGACCCCCAGAAGCTGGGCTTCCTGGACACGCGGCCCCACTAC atCACCCGCCGGTACGCGGAGTTCTCCTCCGCCATCGTCAGCATCAACCAGACCTTCCCGCACGACCGGACGCTGACGCTGCTGGGGCAGCTTCAG ACCGAAGTGGAGAACTTCGTACTGCGGGTGGCGGCGGAATTCTCCTCCCGGAAGGAGCAGCTCATCTTCCTGATCAACAACTACGACATGATGTTGGGCGTCCTCATG GAGCGCGCAGTGGAGGACAGCAAAGAAGTGGAAGGGTTCCAGCAGCTGCTGAATGCCCGGACTCAG GAGTTCATTGAGGAGCTGTTGGCCCCCGGCTTCGGGGGCATGATTGCCTTTGTGAAGGAGGCGGAGGCGGTGGCGGAGCGGGGCCAGCTGGACCGCTTGCGTGGGGAGGAAG CCCGGGTGACGCAGCTGGTGCGCGGCTTCGCCGGGACCTGGAAGGCGGCCGTGGAGGCCCTGAGCCAGGACGTCATGCGCTCCTTCACCAACTTCAAGAACGGCACCACCATCATCCAG GGGGCGCTGACGCAGCTGATCCAGTACTACCACCGCTTCCACAAGGTCATGGGGCTGGCCCCGCTCAAGGCCCTGCCCGTCCGCTCGGAGCTCATCAATATCCACCACCTCATGGTCGAGGTGAAGAAACACAAGCCCAATTTCTGA